CCTCACAACCAGACACAGTTTATCttgctagcacacacacacacacacacagtctggtttaactatccttgtgggtaccaaacaattgattcccattcaaaaatctattttccctaaccttaaccccctaGACCTAACtgtaaaccctaaacctaaagtATATTTTTTTTCCTtgtggggtccagcaaaatgaccCTAGTTGGGATATTAAaaccaaaaaaacacacacagagcgtAATGCTCTGGCTTACTGCTTCTGAAACATCAAACTACTCCAAAAAGAAAAGTGTGCGCATAGTATAGAGTCAAGTCAAAAGGCAACAAACATTTTGGCATATTTACTTATAGGGAATTAATGAGGACCAAGATCTCGCATGCGCCGTAGTAGCCTACTCGCCGCTTTAAACCAAGGCTGGACAGATGTTAATATGCAGCCTGGTTGAGGGGTGAAACTCCTGGAAAACATTTTAAAGAGGGAGCTGAAGAGTCAACGCTGATCATATTAATGTAGGGACAAAATAAATAACGGGCATCATGTTGAGAAAATAGTTCCAGATATGGCAGGAGCGACGCGGAAATGTCCACAACCGAGCAACAGCCAAATCGAGGCAAGTAACCATTATCGGAACGTTCTCAAAAATCAGAGCGCAGCACATGAAAAGCAAGTGTTACTTGTTAATTTTAGTTTGTATTTGGTCAATAGTGTTGACTTACTTTTTAAAACATTATTCAGACATCCCCAATGTCAAAAAGGCTTTAGCGTCAGATAACCATAAATTAAAAGATTACCGTTACATTGCATCCGGAATCGGGCAACGCAACTCCGCTCTCGAGAAAAGTTGTCAAGGGTCTGCTACAATGTTGCACAAGTTCAACCCTTCGATTAACGTTTTTGACTGGTGTTAATGTCATAATTTATATAATATTATGTAAAATCTACAATTTCTGAACTTGTAATCTTACTAAAGGTCTCGTTTTTTTGCATTCATGTTCCTTGTTTAAGTGACGGAATGATTGAATGTTATGTTCAAGGAAAGCCCCAAATCAGACGAAATTACTTTATGTGAAATCTAATACAAGCTACATCTGGGACTTGGTCAATTGAGAGTTACCACTGGGACCATATATTATCAATTTAGTTCAGAATTGGACGCCATTTATATGTCAGTCTTGACAGTgctttgttttattatttacatAGGCTATTGTGGAATATTTAGTTCGAGTTGAAATGTGACGGCTACAGTGAACGGGCTTGTGTACAGGGTAATCTAGCGAGGAGTTCAGAAGGAGGCGCGAGAGACTCACATACTGCATCTCATTAACTCCTGGGGTTCTTATCACCTCTGTTATTTCCTGTTGTTTACAAAGTCAACTCTCAACAATCCCTCTCACTCCACCCCACCCTTTTCCCCTTGTCTTTTTTGTCTTCCTCTGATTTAACCCCTTTCTCTTCCCCCttacctctctcctgtcctcaccctctctcctgtcctcgccctccctctctctcctgtcctcatcttctctctctctcctgtcctcgtcccctctctctcctgtcctcatcttctctctctctcctgtcccctttctctctctctctctctctcctgtcctcgacCCCACTCtcttttgtcctctctctctctctctctctctctctctctctctctctctctcctgtcctctttccTGTTCtcgtcctctttctctctctcctgtcctctctctttctcctgtccttGTCCTCTCTTCTGTCCACTTTCTTCTGTCCTCATCCGCTCTCCTGTCCtcatcctccctctttctcctgtcctcaccctccctctctccctctctctcctgtcctcgtcctctctccctctttctcctgtcctcatcctctctccctctttctcctgtgctcgtcctcccctccctccctctctctcctgtccgcgtcctctctctcctgtccgcgtcctctctctcctgtccgcgtcctctctctcctgtccgcgtcctctctctcctgtccgcgtcctctctctcctgtcctcatcctctctctttctcctgtcctcatcctccctctttctcctgtctgcgtcctctctctcctgtcctcatccTCTCTGTCTATCCTGTCTTTGTCCTCGctttctctcctgtcctcatcctctctctctctctcctgtcctcatcctctctctctctctctctctctctctcctgtacttGTCCTCTGTCTATCCAGTCTGTGGTAGAGGATGACAGCAGAGGGGTCCACTGGAGCGGTCAACGCCGTCTGCACCCAAGACTCCTCCCACTCACCTAAAACAACCTGCCCACAAACCACATGGCCCTGCCCACAGAAGGATGAGCTCGAAGGCAGACTCCGCCTTCGCTCCCCTCCTGGGGCGTGGCTACTAGCGGGCGTTGTCGTGGTGATGGTGGGAATGTTTGTGGCCGTGGCCGGGTACGCTAGCTCCACCCCTAACCCTGTGGGTGGGCGAGGCAGCTCCCACAGCGAGCGAATGAAACTGCTCGGCCCTGTCGTGATGGGCATCGGCCTGTTCATCTTCATCTGTGCTGGAACCCTGCTGTATGAGAACCGGGACCGCGAGAACCGAGAGCGTGAGAACCTTGAGAACCCTGAGGAGCaggggaaacacaaacacaagaaAACAAGGGAATGGCGCCGGGAGAACCGTAATTATGAGGATGTGGAACAGGGGAACCAGAGAGAGCCCTCAGACAGACACTCCCCTCTCCCTGAGGAGTGCCCGCCCCCCCTGCCTCCCAGAGTGCctagacaggaggggtcagagtTGAACGTTCTCTCTGTGGGGGCGCTGAGCTCACTGCTACCAGGGGAGGGACAGGAGCGtgaagagagagtcagagaggtgGGGGGTAAAGGGGGGTCAACCCTGCTGACCAGAGTCCTGCACCACCAGGaccccccctcctcctgtccctccccAGCCCCCTCCTCTGTGTACTCTGACTCCTGTAACTCCAGTGAGATCAACTATAACGTTCAGACAGGCTCCCCTATCCACTCTATTCTCCAACTCTGAGATACTACTGGACTCACATCTGTACACGCTTTTCTAAATAAATGCACCACatatttctccatctctctctgtggttTCTATAGGCTGTAGATGCAGTGGAGTGTGTTGggcatctctctctacccctctaggACGGGCAGGGCCAGGGGGAGACAGGGCTAGGTGACGTCAGCTAGTTGTTGTGTAGTAAAGTCTCTCTCAGGGGTGTTTGACTGTATTTGGGCTTAGGGGAGGATTCCACTGCAGACAGTGACTGTGGTGCCATCCTGAATGATGGCACCACTAAATACGGCCAGACATTCCACTATGGAACAGGCTGCTTTGGAGAACTTTGATTCATGATGTCGCTTTAACTGTAACTCAAAGTTTTCATCTAATATTAGTGACTCTGTTTGTCATGGCTGTTCTCCTATAGGGTTTCTGTTTACACACACCCAAACTTGGCTCAAGAGATGGACGGAAATCATAGCAATGAAAACAAAGTTAATGCCttctcatacagtgccttgcgaaagtattcggcccccttgaactttgcgaccttttgccacatttcaggcttcaaacataaagatataaaactgtatttttttgtgaagaatcaacaacaagtgggacacaatcatgaagtggaacgacatttattggatatttcaaacttttttaacaaatcaaaaactgaaaaattgggcgtgcaaaattattcagcccctttactttcagtgcagcaaactctctccagaagttcagtgaggatctctgaatgatccaatgttgacctaaatgactaatgatgataaatacaatccacctgtgtgtaatcaagtctctgtataaatgcacctgcactgtgatagtctcagaggtctgttaaaagcgcagagagcatcatgaagaacaaggaacacaccagatacacacgagatactgttgtgaagaagtttaaagccggatttggatacaaaaagatttcccaagcgttaaacatcccaaggagcactgtgcaagcgataatattgaaatggaaggagtaacagaccactgcaaatctaccaagacctggccgtccctctaaactttcagctcatacaaggagaagactgatcagagatgcagccaagaggcccatgatcactctggatgaactgcagagatctacagctgaggtgggagactctgtccataggacaacaatcagtcgtatattgcacaaatctggcctttatggaagagtggcaagaagaaagccatttcttaaagatatccataaaaagtgtcgtttagagtttgccacaagccacgtgggagacacaccaaacatgtggaagaaggtgctctggtcagatgaaaccaaaattgaactttttggcaacaatgcaaaacgttatgtttggcgtaaaagcaacacagctcatcaccctgaacacaccatccccactgtcaaacatggtggtggcagcatcatggtttgggcctgcttttcttcagcagggacagggaagatggttaaaattgatgggaagatggatggagccaaatacaggaccattctggaagaaaacctgatggagtctgcaaaagacctgagactgggacggagatttgtcttccaacaagacaatgatccaaaacataaagcaaaatctacaatggaatggttcaaaaataaacatatccaggtgttagaatggccaagtcaaagtccagacctgaatccaatcgagaatctgtggaaagaactgaaaactgctgttcacaaatgctctccatccaacctcactgagctcgagctgttttgcaaggaggaatgggaaaaaatgtcagtctctcgatgtgcaaaactgatagagacataccccaagcgacttacagctgtaatcgcagcaaaaggtagcgctacaaagtattaacttaagggggctgaataattttgcacgcccaatttttcagtttttgatttgttaaaaaagtttagaaatatccaataaatgtcgttccacttcatgattgtgtcccacttgttgttgattcttcacaaaaaaatacagttttatatctttatgtttgaagcctgaaatgtggcaaaaggtcgcaaagttcaaggggccgaatactttcgcaaggcactgtagttggctGTTGGCTGTCTACATGCTTACTCTTTACTTGAGTTAGATGTTACTACCCACTGGCCAATAACTGGTCGAATCCACGTTGTTCCATTTCATTTcaacaaaacatttgcaaaaagtcatcaacgtaaggcaATTGCGTCCTTTTCCCAACTTTTATCCCAAATTCAATGTCATTGTGAATTTGTTTTGTGacttcacgttgaattcacgttagctGACAACTCTACTAAATGTGCCCAGTCTGTTTGCAGTGCATATATGAAGTATATCTTTGCAGTGTGTATGCAGCAAACCTTTGGTCTTTAAGGTACACAAAACCATTAGGATGTTAGACTGGGTTTAATTGAATAGAGCCCACAGACACAGATGCAGTaaaaggggggaggaggagggagagatgaaggggagagagggagggggggggtttaATTGTCCTGAGTGTTCTCCTCCAGCCTCCAATTACACTGTGGAACCGACCAAGGGTTTTTTATTGGTATTTCAGGACTGCAGAGTATTTCCTCTGTTGTTCAGACACATGCTGGGATAATGCCATTGAGATTAGTGAGGAACGCCAAGACTGCCTTGCCCTGCACGGCCAGACACATGTACATGACAcaggcacaacacacacacacacacacacaaccgcatGCATGCTTTCACACATGCTAAACCTCTCACACCTCGTACTGCTTTTGAACCCATTAACCCCGGTTCACCACCAGTGACACTACCAGGGATAGACCAGTACTTGGTTTCTCACTTCTGACTATGCTAATACTGGgaagtgtgtgttttttgtgaGTTTAATGCAGCAGCTGAATTATGTGGTCAGTCAGTGTTTGATTGCTGGACTGTAATCCTGAACATCAGATTAAATTCACATGTAATCCCTGCCTGACCCTAACACTTACTCTCACAATGCTCCACCTATGGCCTCTCATAACACGCACACACCCTCTCTGTCCCACACGGAGATAACCTGTGCATTGTATTTCTGCTCTTGCTGTTGCCTAGGATTGTTTaactgtctcagtctgtctctgttaCCCCACAATCCCACAAATAGGACAGTTGTTTTAGTCTCCCTCTAATGTCAGTCATACATTTTATTAGAGTTTATGCAGGATCAGtactgtagccccccccccccccccccccccccccggtggaACTGGGAGCACTGTCTCTAAGCTGCTTAACTCCTCGCTGAGTCAGACACGTGTGTTTTACCGAGGAGGGAGACCCTACTGGGGTTACAGGACCAGAGACAGAGGGCTGAATCCTAACATGCAAATCACAACTTTGTGCAAATATCCCATTGATCAGTAGATAGTCAGGATCTCAAGTTAGTGTTTCAACTTGGCACCGCAATAACACCTGGGACACCTGGGACCCACAGCAACAACATCTGGGACACCTGGGACTCACAGCAACaacacctgggacaccttggACCCACAGCAACAACACCTGGGACATCTGGGACCCACAGCAACAACACCTGGGACCCATAGCAACAACACATGGGACACCTGGGACCCACAGCAACaacacctgggacaccttggACCCACAGCAACAACACCTGGGACATCTGGGACCCACAGCAACAACACCTGGGACCCACAGCAACAACATCTGTGACCCACAGCAACAACATCTGGGACCCACAGCAACAACACCTGGGACCCACAGCAACAACACCTGGGACCCACAGCAACAACACATGGGACACCTGGGACCCACAGCAACAACACCTTCACATAAAGTAGGATTTTAATAGCGCCCCCTTTCATGTGGTACATCATTCAGTCAAGTACAGATGACTAATGGACATCTAACCCTCATTGTTGATTTAGGACATCTCATTATTCCATTTGAGGTGTTTAAACATGTTCATGAAATAATGAAGTGTAACAGGCTTTTTCCAGCGGCCCTGCGAGATAACCTAATCCTCTCCACCTGTTCTTTCCTTTGTAACTTTCATATTTTTTGCTTTTCGTAGTGTATTTTTGTAATTACACGGCTCATCTGTAAAATAAACcctggtctcagcatgactccctgtcaaaataagggttaaatCAAATAAGTATCAACAGCTGTCTCTCAAAAAACATTCTCTCTGATGATGCTAAGGTGTTAGTTTAATATGGGGGAAGTGCAGAAATTTTCATGAGCTAGTGAATAGTGACTAGTCAAAGTAGCCCAGACTAGTTACAGACAGATCTTAGTCTGAGCCGATTGGTTAACTAAATGTCTTAGCTTTACAATAacacagttgtgtaaagtacttatgtaaaaaatactttaaagtactaatgaagtcgtttttgggggtatctgtagtttactttactatttagTAGTGTGACCTGACTATTAAATAAAACAAGACCAttttgccatctggtttgcttattttaaggaatatgaaattatttatacttttacttttgatatttaagtatatttgagcaattacatttacttttgatactcaagtagtattttactgggtgacttttactcacgTCATTTtgtattaaggtatctttacttttactcaagtatgacaattgggtacttatTCCActgcccaacaccgtgcaggacgtttggcatttgcagagaacaccaagattggcaaattcgccactgtgctcctcacagatgaaagcaggttcacactgagcacgtgacagacgtgacagtctggagatgccgtggagaatgttcggctgcctgcaacatcctccagcatgaccggtttggcggtgggtcagtcatggtgtggggtggtatttctttggggggccgcacagccctccatgtgctcgccagaggtagcctgactgccattaggtactgagatgagatcctcagaccccttgtgagaccatatgctggtgcggttggccctgggttcctcctaatgcaagtcaatgctagacctcatgtgctggagtgtcagcagttcctgcaagaggaaggcattgatgctatggactggcccgcccgttccccagacctgaatccaattgagcacatctgggacatcatgtctcgctccatccgctccattgcaccacagactgtccaggagttggcggatgctttagtccaggtctgggaggagatccctcaggatcCCTCAGGAGATCCCTcaagatccctcaggagaccatccgccacctcatcaggagcacgcccaggcattgtagggaggtcatacaggcacgtggaggccacacacactactgagcctcattttgacttgttttaaggacattacatcaaagttggatcagcctgtagtgtggttttccactttaattttgagtgtgactccaaatccagacctccatgggttgataaatttgatttccattgataatttttgtgtgattttgttgtcagcacattcaactatgtaaagaaaaaagtatttaataataatatttccttcattcagatctaggatgtgttattttagtgttccctttgtttttttgagcagtgtatatttagaCAGCTTATAGAGAGCCTTGGTCTTTACCTCTCTGCTCCGGATGGCTGGCCCACTGCGCAGTGTTGCCTCTGACAACAACAGTGATTGGTCTGTGAGAATAGACCGGTATAATGCGTCTTAATCCAATTCTAGCTACAGGGGTGTCTGCTACTGTCAAAATGGAGCTCATTGACTTCCTCAGGGACACTCCTCATTCTGTGGTCTCAACTGGCCCTTCTCTGGATAGTTTGAAGGATTTATTTCTGAAATGAGGGGATTGATGCTCTGTGTTTTTGCCCTGGCGATGTTAACAGCTTCTGCAGGTAAATCGAGATGAATTGGTCTTTCTCTGATCTGTGTCATAGTATTTAGGTAGGCTATACTTTAGGTATGGGATGAGAAGTTTTTCACACATAATGTGGGGGACATAAAGTTGAAATGTTATAATCATAGAATGATATTATATATCTTTCCTGATGTTGTTTAACATCAACTGCAGACCcgggtcattgtaaataagattttgttcttaactgacttgccttgttaaatacaTCAAATAAAAAACTCAACTGCTACAGCACatttaagatatatatatatttaaatgtgtTCATAAAGCATACATAACACGTCAATAAGAACATAAACATGACATTGTAGCTACACAGAGCCTCCATGAACATATTCACTACGAAAATAATTATATTATGATGTCCTACAAATGTCAGTATCAGTTTTATACAAATACTGGGATTGTTCTGATTGAAGAGGATGGGCTTTTCATGTCTTTAAACACCTCCACCAGTCCTGCAGTCGCTCTCCTGAAGGTAGTTGTGCTTTTTTTACTGAAAAAAGGTTAGGTTGGATGACTATGTTTGGGATGATTACTGGAAGAGAAGATAATTACTGGAAGAGAGTTAAGTTGAGGTTGAGTTGGGTGACTCTATGTTTgggacagaggaggctggtgggatgagctataggaggaatggaatgaatggaacagagtcaaacatggttttcatatgtttgataccaatccaatgattccattccagacatcacaatgagccagtcctcctatagctcctcccaccagcctcctctggtttaGGATGATTACTGGAATTAGTTTTAGGAAGCTATTGTAATCCATATAGTAATCATTAGGTCCACTGTAGTCCTGGTGTGTGCATGCAGGTCTTTGTTCCAACCCAGTGATATATAGCAAACACTGGATGAAATACTTCCTAGTTCTAGTTGGTGAGTTTGTGCAAACACAACCCTCTAGCCAATTAGTGTTCACCTGAGCTGGCAggggctaacaagctaacaggaTGAGAGGGGCTGATGACCAGAGATTAGGAACATCACTGAAACTCAGGGTTTGGATTAGCACTAGGAGCTGCTCCCACCAGAGGTGGATGGCCATGCCAGGTGGTAATGGAGCAACAGTATAGCTAGACTAGCTATAAGCAAGTACCCTGTACAAATTAGGGTTAGACTTACCACCTAAATCTAATTTCCACCTACTGTAGGTGCTCAAAGTGCTTTACAAACTTACCTCATCCACCATTAATGCTTTTCAGTAGAGGGATGCAttgtggtatgctgctggcagatGAACACAAGATACAGCTACCTAAGAAAATTACCTGACTAAACTACTTTAGTTTCCCCTCTTACTGTAACCTCTTGGTGCACTATGCACATTCttctgtagtctactatagacaCAGTCttctgtagtctactatagacaCAGTCTTCTGTAGTCTACAATAGACACAGTGGTTACCGCCAAAGATGCAGTGAGCTACCTTGGATGTGAGTAAGATAGTGACCCATCAGGTGAGAGTATGGCCTTAAAATCTCTCAAAGGTTAACCAAAAAGTAAAGTTTCTGGCTAGGAAATAATGTTGTCATGATAGGAAAATACTACAGACACTGGCAGGGTCCTTTGTGCAGTGTCGTTTTGATTAGATAATTGATTATGTGTGTGCCTCAAGAATAAGCTTCAGAAACTCAGaataaccagtggtggaaaaagtacccaattgtcatacttgagtaaaagttaagataccttaatataaaatgactcaattaaaagtgaaagtcacccagtaaaatactacttgattaaaagtctaaaagtatttggttttaaatatacttaagtatcaaaagtacatgtaattgctaaaatatacttaagtatcaaaagtcaaagtataaataatttcaaattccttatattaagcaaacaagACGGCAcccttttcttattttttttaatttacggatagccaggggcgcactccaacactcagacatcatttacaaatgaaacgtgtgtttagtgagtctaccagatcagaggcagtagggatgaccagggatgttctcttgataaatttgtgaattagaccattttcctgtcctacttttgggtgtcagggaaaatgtgtatggagtaaaaagtacataattttctttaggaatgtagtgaagtaaaagttgtcattaatagtaaagtacagatacctgcaaaaactacttaagtagtactttcaagtatttttacttaattatGTTACACCACTGAGAATAAGATCATCAAGATTGTTCTCAAGCTCCCATTCGGTACCCATGTTCAACCCTGTAGATTCAAGAGCTTCATTGGGAATAACGCATACCTCTATTCTACTCTTGCAGTACTGTGGAACAAATTACCACTGTAAATTAAATCTTTGTCATCAGAGCTTTAAAGCATCACACAAAAATAATGGTTGATTGATTAGGGCTATTTTTCTTTTCAAGAAGTGACCTgggtttatttaatttttttatttaaataggatagtccgttaagaacaagttcttatttacaatgacagcctatcctGCATAAACCataacccgaacgacgctgggctaattgtgcaccaccctatgggaatcccaatcacagctggttgtgatacagcctggaatcaaaccagggtctgtagtgacgccttgagcactgagatgcagtgccttagaccgctgtgccactcgggagccttggGTACCTCTGTACTGTTGATTATGTTGTAAATATTTGTAATTGTTGatgtttttaaaactgcattgagTGTAGTGTGTACAATGCGATCTTGCCCACCTTTCACATTATTTGCCAAAGAGGATCACAATAGAAATAAACCTTCAATCTTTTTTTATGTATGTAATGTTGTCTCCGTTAGGAGCAGCCTTCGACGTTAAATGATCAATTCTATCAATAAAACACTCATGACTTGTAGCGATTATGTCCCTGTGTGAGAGTGTACTGTATATGATATTACCCTGTGGTCCCAGATGAGGATGATCAGGAGGAGCAACGGGAGGAGGGGCCTCTGCAGTGTTTCCGCTGTGACCTGGGCTTCTGGGATGCCTGCTACACCACCAAAACCAACTGCAATATCGGAGAGAAGTGCTACACTGGCCGAGGGAAGGCAGGTGGGTCACATGGATAGACATGGTCGGcgggtgctgtgtgtgtgagtgggggcTGTGTGTGGGACATTACGCTGCTGGGTTTTGTGGATTTTTGGCAGAGAAATGTGAAGCAGAGCATATTAGtgtgttgacagtgtgtgtgtgtgtgtgcgtgtttctgtAGGTGATGTGCTGGATGTTAAGTTGCTGGGTTGTGTCAAGGCGAAGGAGTGTGAGCTGGTGACCAATGTGGAGATCTTCTCCAACACAACCATCTACATGATGACAAGGCACTGCTGCGACACACACTTCTGCAACACCGGACACACACTACCCCTCAACACACTTCTCTCCCTGTCACTGACTACAATAACcatcatccacctctcctctccctgacagTGACTACAATAACCATGATCCTCACCTTCAACAGACTACAATAACCACCACGCATCATAAAGTCCCCAGCAGCACACATTTATTCAATTTTCTGTTAATATTCTGTGTTTACTTGTCAAGGAATATGGACAGTAATTAACATATGTGGATGTGCCAGATTGAGGCAAAAGTCTCATGTTCAACCGTTAGAAGCTGTCTCTGGGCTTGGGAAAATTGGTTAGATGGTTTTATGGAATTcaatttttaataaatgtaattTTCTCATTCTGTTGTTGGCATAAACTACAAAAGGAGACTGGATTTTATTTTATCATATTTATAGAACATTCTGAATTGTAACTGAATAACATAATTCAAATTTACATTGTCCTCAATCTTGGTTGGCATATTTTAAACACG
The genomic region above belongs to Oncorhynchus mykiss isolate Arlee chromosome 3, USDA_OmykA_1.1, whole genome shotgun sequence and contains:
- the LOC110508080 gene encoding sperm acrosome membrane-associated protein 4-like isoform X2, with translation MSTTEQQPNRDEDDQEEQREEGPLQCFRCDLGFWDACYTTKTNCNIGEKCYTGRGKAGDVLDVKLLGCVKAKECELVTNVEIFSNTTIYMMTRHCCDTHFCNTGHTLPLNTLLSLSLTTITIIHLSSP
- the LOC110508080 gene encoding uncharacterized protein LOC110508080 isoform X1: MTAEGSTGAVNAVCTQDSSHSPKTTCPQTTWPCPQKDELEGRLRLRSPPGAWLLAGVVVVMVGMFVAVAGYASSTPNPVGGRGSSHSERMKLLGPVVMGIGLFIFICAGTLLYENRDRENRERENLENPEEQGKHKHKKTREWRRENRNYEDVEQGNQREPSDRHSPLPEECPPPLPPRVPRQEGSELNVLSVGALSSLLPGEGQEREERVREVGGKGGSTLLTRVLHHQDPPSSCPSPAPSSVYSDSCNSSEINYNVQTGSPIHSILQL